GGCCTATTTGGATGCCTTGCTACCATTACTTTTTGCTGAGGAGTAAGGGATTTATAAATATTTGTCTTCACTTGAGCCAGTTTTTTCTCTAAATTTTCAATTTCTTTAGCAAGAGATTCTCCTGATAACTCAGACATTTTCTTAAGTTCTTCTATTTTTTTCTCTAGCTCAAAAATCTGTGTTTCAAATGGTAATGGTTGCACTGTCATATTTCACCTCTATATTTATTAAATAATAGTACAATTTAGAACTTTGTTCAATATCATAAATTGGATTGCAAATCAAAAAAATTAACTGAACAACAAATCATCTATTTAACTTATTTTAGTATTAATAAACAACAATTAAACCAAAAAAGGTGTATATCATTTTGTTATTTAAGAATAAAATTATTTATTTAATATTGTTTAGGTTTAATATTCTAAAACAAAAAAGTAAGTTTTGTTTGATATTTTAAAAAATTTATAATATTTAGGAGAAAATTTATTGGTGAGGTGTTGAATGATTATTGGAGTACCAAAAGAAATCAAACCTGATGAAAATAGGGTTAGTATTACTCCTGCTGGAGTTCATGAACTTGTAAAAAATGGACATAAGGTTTTAATCGAAAAAAATGCTGGTATTGGCAGTGGAATTACCGATGAAGAGTACATCCGTGAAGGGGCTGAAATAGTTGAAAGTGCTGATGAGGTTTTTGAGAATGCCGAAATGATAATTAAAGTAAAAGAACCCCAGCCTGTAGAAATAGAAAAATTTAAAGAAGGACAAATTATCTTTACTTATCTACACTTAGCACCAGATGAAAGGCAAACAAAAGGATTAATAGAGAAAAAAGTAGTGGCTATTGCCTATGAAACAATTGAAGTTAAAGGAAAACTTCCTCTTTTAGAACCAATGAGTGAGATTGCAGGAAAAATGTCTTCATTAATGGGTGCATATTATCTTGCTAAACCTTATGGTGGAAGAGGCGTGCTTGCAGGAGGTGTTGCAGGCGTTCACAGTGCTAAATTTGTTATCATCGGTGGTGGAACTGCTGGATTAAATGCAGCTAAAATTGCATCAGGATTAGGAGCACGTGTAGTAGTAATGGATATCAATTTAGAAAGAATGAGATACTTGGAAGATATTTTACCTGCAAACTGTGAAATGCTTATGTCAAATAAAGTAAATATAGAAAATGAAATAAAAGATGCTGATGTTGTAATTGGTACTGTATTGATCCCTGGTGCTAAAGCTCCAAAACTTATTACTAAAGAGATGATTACAAAAATGAAGAAAGGTGCTGTAATTGTTGATGTAAGTATTGATCAAGGCGGTTGTGTTGAAACATCAAGACCCACAACTCACCATGACCCTGTATATGAAATTGATGGGATATTGCATTACTGTGTAGCAAATATGCCAGGAGCCTATGCAAGAACTTCGACTTATGCACTCACAAACGCAACCCTGCCTTTCGCCATTGAAATTGCTAATAAAGGGTGGGAAAAAGCATGCAAGGAAAATGAATCAATTAAAAAAGGAGTAAACGTAGCTTTTGGCCATGTAACCTGTAAACCTGTGGCAGAAGCCCACAATCTTCCATTTAAAAATATAGAAGACATTATTTAAAATTTAAAAATACAAAAAATTCCACTAATATTAATCAGGGGACTACAATCCAATAGATTTAGTCCCCGTTTTCTTTAAATTCATACGCATTTTTAAATTGTGTTTATACAGAAATCTTCTTCAATCACTAATTAAAAAATCAATAAAAATTAAAATTTTTTGCAAAAATTTTAATTTATGGTATAATATATTAACAATAGATCATTGGGGGGATGTTGTGAGATTTGGTGCACGTTTTATTCTGGATAAAGAGCCCTATTTTATTCCTCACGATTATAGAAAACATTTCCTATCACTGATAAAGGAAGCCATCAAACTTTCAGATATAAAATTGTTTGAAAAGTTTTATGGAAATAATTCTAAAAATAGACAGAAACCTTTTACTTTTTCTGTTTCGTTTGTTTCATCAGATAATCAATCAGAGAAAGGAAAAATATTTCTTGATTCAAATAAAGTAACACTTCATTTTTCAAGCTTTGATCCTAAAGTTTTAATAAATGTTTACAATGGATTTGTAAAACTTTCAAAAGAAAAGTCATTAAATTACCTGGGAGGTAGTATTCAGATTAACAGATTTTTCTATAAGCAAAGAAAATTGATAAACTCAGATAGAGTAACTTTTAAAACATTATCCCCAATAGTTGTGAGAGAATTAAAAGACAAAAAAGGTGTTGGTTTTATTGACTGCAATCATCCTGATTTTAAAAAGAATTTATTTTACAATGTTAAAAGTATAGCAAAAGTTTTTCTCGATTATGATTTAAAAGAAGACGAGTTTCAAATCTTTGATCTTAGAATTAAATCAAAAAAAGTTAATATTTACGGCAAGGAGATTGCAAATAAAGGGATATTTACTGTTAAAGCTCCAGTTTCAATCCTTCAGTTGATTTATGATGCCGGAATTGGTGCAAAGCGTTCCCAAGGGTTTGGAATGTTGGAGGTGATTGGGTGAAAGAGAAAACGTATCTCGGCGATTGGCTTTATAATGCTGGTATTGTTGGATTTTTGAGAATAAATCAAGATTTCTTTTATGTAAAAGAAAATAACCTGATTTCAAAAGATGAAAATCTAATCAAATTTGGTGAAAATTTTATAGAAATCGACAGAAAAATATTTGAAAATTTTTCACAAAGGTTCTTTGATTATTCATTTCAAACATACATAAAATTTTACGGACATCTGAATAGGCTTAAAAGTATAAAAAACAATCATTTGAAGCAATTAGAAAAAGCCTTTAAGCAAAATGAGGAAAAAAGTGTAAGTGATCTCTGGAAGAGTATATTAAAAATTATAAATCAAATAGATGTTAAGAAAAAATATGGGTTTTCTAAAGCTATACCAAAAGCGCTCAAAAACATAGAAGATGCAAAAAAAATTATTGATGAAATTATAGAATATATTGCTAATCTACCGCCTGAAGTGAAAAATAAAAAGGCTGTTGATTGGTTTAGAGCAAACAAGTTTTTTCAGAAAAACTGGCTCAACTCTGTATCAATAAATACCTTTAAAACAAAATATGAAGTTCCACTGATAAAAAATAATTTAAAAAATCAAACTGCTGGAAAAGGTAAAGATAAGATCGATCTTCCGTGTATAGTTTGTTATCCGCATAGAAGTGCCAAAAAGGATAAAAAATTTTCTACTTCTATATCAAATTTCGCAGGGTTAAATGCTGATTTAATAAATTTTATCTATATGCCTCAGGACAGAAAAGTTCCTAATAAGATAGAGCTCCCCCTTTGTGATATATGTGAAATTGTCTATTTTTTGCCCGTATCGCTTTATTCGGACACCCGTATCGCTATCATTCGGACACTTTAGACACTAATTTTAAGA
The Deferribacter autotrophicus genome window above contains:
- the ald gene encoding alanine dehydrogenase codes for the protein MIIGVPKEIKPDENRVSITPAGVHELVKNGHKVLIEKNAGIGSGITDEEYIREGAEIVESADEVFENAEMIIKVKEPQPVEIEKFKEGQIIFTYLHLAPDERQTKGLIEKKVVAIAYETIEVKGKLPLLEPMSEIAGKMSSLMGAYYLAKPYGGRGVLAGGVAGVHSAKFVIIGGGTAGLNAAKIASGLGARVVVMDINLERMRYLEDILPANCEMLMSNKVNIENEIKDADVVIGTVLIPGAKAPKLITKEMITKMKKGAVIVDVSIDQGGCVETSRPTTHHDPVYEIDGILHYCVANMPGAYARTSTYALTNATLPFAIEIANKGWEKACKENESIKKGVNVAFGHVTCKPVAEAHNLPFKNIEDII
- the cas6 gene encoding CRISPR-associated endoribonuclease Cas6 translates to MRFGARFILDKEPYFIPHDYRKHFLSLIKEAIKLSDIKLFEKFYGNNSKNRQKPFTFSVSFVSSDNQSEKGKIFLDSNKVTLHFSSFDPKVLINVYNGFVKLSKEKSLNYLGGSIQINRFFYKQRKLINSDRVTFKTLSPIVVRELKDKKGVGFIDCNHPDFKKNLFYNVKSIAKVFLDYDLKEDEFQIFDLRIKSKKVNIYGKEIANKGIFTVKAPVSILQLIYDAGIGAKRSQGFGMLEVIG
- the cas8a1 gene encoding type I-B CRISPR-associated protein Cas8b1/Cst1, whose protein sequence is MKEKTYLGDWLYNAGIVGFLRINQDFFYVKENNLISKDENLIKFGENFIEIDRKIFENFSQRFFDYSFQTYIKFYGHLNRLKSIKNNHLKQLEKAFKQNEEKSVSDLWKSILKIINQIDVKKKYGFSKAIPKALKNIEDAKKIIDEIIEYIANLPPEVKNKKAVDWFRANKFFQKNWLNSVSINTFKTKYEVPLIKNNLKNQTAGKGKDKIDLPCIVCYPHRSAKKDKKFSTSISNFAGLNADLINFIYMPQDRKVPNKIELPLCDICEIVYFLPVSLYSDTRIAIIRTL